In the genome of candidate division KSB1 bacterium, the window CACTTGTTGGATGACCTGCCCATTCGGCGCATCATCCTGGCGGAGCCCAGCCAGAGCGTCGAGTCCATCATGGACCACAAGTACGTGGCTGTCGAGGCCAGTGCCGACCAGGAGGAGGCCATCCGGCTCATCCAGCACTATGACCTGAACGCGCTGCCGGTGGTCGACAAGGAGAATGTGCTTTTGGGTATTGTGACCGTCGACGACGTGCTGGACGTCTTGCAGGAAGAGGTTACCGAAGATGTGCACAAAGGGGCGAGCATCGCTCCCTTGGAGACCAGCTACAACGCCGCTTCGTTTTGGAGCCTCTATCGCAAGCGCGTCGGCTGGCTCTCGCTTTTGGCGGTGGCCGGCTTTCTCTCCTCTACGGTCATTGCCATGTACGAGGAGACGCTGGCCAAGATCGTCGCCCTTGCCTTCTTCATCCCCGTGCTCATCGACAGCGGCGGCAACACCGGCTCGCAGTCGGCCACGCTCATTATTCGCGCCTTGGCGCTTGGTGAGCTCACCCCCAAGCGCTGGTTTCAGGTGGTGCGCAAAGAGCTGCTGGTGGGGTTGCTCTTGGGTGCCACTTTGGGACTGATCCTCTTTGTGTGGGGCGAGTACTGGAAGGGGGGGGCCCAGGTGGGGGTTGTGGTCGGCCTCTCCATGGTGTGCATTATCTTCATTTCCAATCTCCTGGGGAGCCTTTTGCCCATAGTCATGACCAAGCTGCGCCTCGATCCGGCGGTGGTCAGCGGTCCCTTGATCACCACCCTGATCGACGCGCTTGGCTTAGTTATCTACTTCACTGTGGCAAAGTGGGTGATTCGCTTCTGAGCGGGGCAGGGCTGATTCAGCAGGGGCAATGCGGCAGTGGCCCGCCGGGCACAGCCCCTGCGTGTTGCCTGGTGCGCATCAACTTGCGGGTGTAATGCCCGTGAAAGGTGGAAAGATGAACCGTACGGCAAGAATAGCAGTCGTCGTTGTGTTGCTGGTGGCAGTTGGTGTGGTGCTGGTGCTGCGCGGCAGGGTGGACAAGGGGCCGCGTCAAGAGGCAACTGTGGCGGAACTGACGGCCGGAGGGAAGGAGGATCTGGGGAGTGCAGCCGAGGCGAAAGAGGCGTCACCCGGTCAAGCGTCTGCTGAGCCTGTGGCAGTGGCGCCACCTGCGGCTCTTCCCAAGGGCACTGTCGCCCTGGTGGATGGCCGGCCCATTACCGAGGAGTACCTGCGCACCACCTTCGAAAGCCTGCCGCCTCAGTACAAGCAGGAGTTTCAAGGTGACATGGAGACCTTCTTGGACCAGCTCATTGTGCGCGATCTGCTCCTCAACGAGGCCAGGCGCCGCGGGCTGACGGCAGCGGACTCCTCCGGGGGCGAGAGCCAGGACGGCACCATCCAGGCGCTGGTGAACGCCTTGGGGAGCGCCGTACAAGTGTCGGATGCCGAGGCCAGGCGCTTCTACGCCGAACACGCCGAGGAGGTGCAGGGCGCAACCTTTGAGCAGGTGGAGAGCAGTATTCGCGACTACTTGGGCCAGCAAAAGTTCGTCGCCTCTATCTCTTCACTCATTGATAGCCTTCGCTCAGCAGCGAAGATTGTCAAGAACGAGGAATGGCTGGCGGCACAGCGAGCGGCCCAGCCCCCAGACCCGCTGGAGCCTGCGCTGCGCAGTGACAAGCCGACGGTGCTTGACCTTGGCTCGGACAGCTGCGTGCCGTGCAAGATGATGAAGCCCATCTTCGCCGAGCTGGAGAAGGAGTACAAGGGGAAGGCGAACATCCTGCTCTTGGATGTGTATGAGCACCGGCGGTTAGCCCGCCAGTATCAGGTGCGAGTCATCCCCACGCAGGTGTTCTTTGACCACCAGGGGAGAGTCTTCTGGCGCCACGAAGGATTCATGTCCAAAGAGGAAATCGTCAGCAAACTGCGCGAGTTAGGAGTGGAGTAGATGCGGGCGGTTCTTGAGTGGCTTTCCTTAGCCATGGGTGGCTCGCCCGCCCTGGCTCTCGTTGGGGCTTTGCTGTGGGGTCTTTTGAGCATCTTGGTGAGTCCTTGCCACTTGGCAAGCATCCCGCTGGTGGTTGGCTTGATCGACGGCCTGGGGCAGATCTCCACCAGGCGCGCCTTTGTCCTTGCCCTCATTTTCGCCACCGGGATACTGCTGACCATCGCTATGGTCGGCGTGCTGACCAGCTTGACGGGCCGCATGCTTGGCGACCTGGGTGCAGTGGGCAACTATGTCGTGGCGGTCATCTTCTTTGCCATCGGACTCTATCTCTTGGGGGTGATTGACGTGCCGTGGCTTGGGGAGGGGCGCATCCCAGGCTGCACAGAGGGGGTGTGCTGGCTGCCCTAGTCATCGGCTTGCTCTTTGGACTTGCCCTGGGGCCGTGTACTTTTGCCTTCATGGCGCCCATGCTTGGGGTGGTCTTTAAGGTGGCGGCGTCGAACATCCCCTATGCAATCTCGCTGGTGCTGGCTTATGCTGTAGGGCACTGTTTTCTCATTGTGGTGGCGGGCACCTTCACTGGCGCCGTGCAAAACTACCTGCAGTGGAACGAGCGCTCGCGGACGACGGTTATCGTGCGACGCATCTGCGGCGTGTTGGTGATTGCGGGCGGGCTTTATCTTCTGTGGACTGCGGCTTGAGAGGGGAGCGCTCATGGGCAGAAAGCTGAAAGTGCTTTTCCTATGCACCGGCAATTCCTGCCGCAGCCAGATGGCCGAGGGCTGGACACGCCGTTTGAAAGGCGACGCCATCGAGGTGTGGTCGGCCGGCATTGAACCGAAGGAGGTAGACCCGCGCGCGGTGGCCGTAATGGCTGAAGCAGGGGTGGACATCTCGGGCCAGCGTTCCAAGCACGTGCGCGAGGTGATGGACATTCCCTTCGACTATGTGGTCACCGTGTGCGATCACGCGCGGGAAACGTGTCCATTGTTTCCGGGTGCCGCAAAACGGGTGCACATGGGTTTCAGGGATCCTCCGGAACTGGCACGCCGGGCGCGCACCGAGGAGGAAGCCATGCAGATCTACCGACGCGTGCGCGACGAAATTAGGGCGTTCGTGGAGGAGATGCCAGGGATCTTGGAGACCGTCTCTTCCGCAGAGCGCCACACCGCTGAGAGGAAGGGCCGGTGACGGAACGAGAACAGTGGGAAAAGGGAGGCGTCATGAGTGGGCAGACCGGAAAGCAATTGTCGGTGTAGGACAGGTTTTTGACCTTGTGGATTTTCTTGGCAATGGCAGCGGGCGTGGGTTTGGGTTACCTTGTGCCTGGGGTCACGCGCCTTATTGCCAGTCTGCACGTGGGGGCGACCTCTTTGCCCATAGCCGCGGGACTCATCCTCATGATGTACCTGCCGTTGGCAAAGGTCAAGTATGAAGAGATGGTGCGGGTGTTCCAGAACAAGCGCCTTCTGGTGTTGTCCCTCCTGCAGAATTGGGTCGTGGGGCCCATCGTCATGTTCCTGCTGGCGATACTGCTTCTGCGTGACCATCCGGACTATATGATGGGTGTCATTCTCGTCGGATTGGCGCGCTGCATCGCCATGGTCATTGTCTGGAATTCGTTGGCCGAGGGGGATCGGGAGCTGGCCGTAGGTCTGGTCGCCTTCAACGCCGTGTTCCAGGTGCTCTTCTATGCTGTCTACATCTACCTGTTCATCACTCTTGCCTTGAATTGGCTGGGAGTGGCAAGAGGGGTGGATGTGCACATCTCCAGTTTGGAGGCGGCCAAGACGGTGTTCATCTATCTTGGCATCTCCTTCCTTGCCGGCCTGATCACCCGCACGACCTTGCTCCGCCGCAAAGGGCGCGAGTGGTAGGAGAAGGTGTTCACTCCAAAGATCAGTCCCATCACCCTGGTGGCGCTCCTTTTCACCATCGTGGTGATGTTCTCCCTGAAGGGTGAGTATATCATCAAGCTGCCGCTGGACGTGCTGCGCGTGGCTGTGCCGTTGACCCTGTATTTCTTCCTGATGTGGTTTGTGACGTTCTTCCTTGCCCGCCGACTGGGGGCGAACTATGCGCAGGTGACCGCGGTCTCCTTCACGGCCGCCAGCAATGACTTTGAGTTGGCCATTGCCGTGGCAGTGGCAATCTTTGGCATCCAGTCAAACCAGGCCTTTGCCACGGTAATCGGTCCGCTACTGGAAGTGCCCATCCTGGTCAGCTTGGTCAATGTCGCGCTGCGGCTCAGGCGGCGGTTCACCCCAGTCGAGGCGAACGAGATGGCATAACGCGAGTGACCCACGTGGTAGAACTTTCGACGAGCAGGAGAGGAGAATGAGTGAGGATTCTCGTGTGTTGACGATTCAAGTTATTGGTCCGGGATGTCCACGCCGCGACACTTTGGAGCGGCGCGTATACGATGCATGCGCCGAGCTTGGCTCGGTGGCGGACATCGTACTTGTGCGAGATCTGAAGGAATATGCGAAGCTGGGCATCGTCTTTACCCCGGCGCTCGTGGTGGATGGCAAGGTGGTGTTGAGCGGGCGAGTCCCCTCCCTTGCGGAACTGAAGGGCCTTCTCGGGAAGCTGGCGGGAGCAGAAGTATGAGCGCGGCTCTCCACCCGCAGCGTCGGTGCGGATGACTGCCAGGAGGTGCAAGATGGGCGGCATACTATCCGTCACCATCGGCGGCCGGCCTGTGGGCCTGATCGGGGTCGAAGAGGCACTGGCCGAGGCTAAGGCACGCCGCTTTGCTGACGATGAAGAGGTGAAGGCTTTCTTGTTGGCGGCCATCAAGGCGGAGAACTATGTACCCCCGCAAAAGGAGGCGGAGTACGCGGAAGCGCTGCTACAGCTCTATCGGAAAGCCATGGGCATGGCGGTGGCCGAAGAGGAGAGCCGCGGCTTGGTCATCCGCGTGCTGGGTCCTGGGTGTGTCTTTTGCGAGCGCATGACGGCCGACATCCTCGCCATCCTGGCGGAGATGGGGGTGGCGGCCGATTTCCAGCACGTCCGCGACTTGCAGGAAATCGCACGCTTTGGCCTGGTGCCCACGCCGGCGCTGGTCATCAATGGCAAGGTCGTGGCGGCTGGTCGCGCCCCCTCCCGCACGCAGCTGAAGGCCATGATTGAACAGGCCATAGGCGGCACCGCCCACCAATGAGAAAGCCTGTCCCCGCGTTGTGACTGTGTCATCAGACAGGTCCTCCTGTGAGGGCCTGTTTTTTTCGCACGTTTTTGTCCGCAGCGGTGTCAAATAGTGTTGAACAGGCAGGCCCTCTTAGGAAGAGACAGGTGCACGACGAGTTGATTAGCAGGGTCGCGGCTGGCGATGCGCAGGCCTTTACGGAATTTTACCAGCGGTACGCAGGGGTGGTGTTGAACCTCTGTTTCCGTCTGGTGAGGGACCGTGAAGACGCCAACGACCTCACGCAGGAGGTCTTTGTGCGGGTCTTTCGCCAGGCGAGCTCCTTCCGCCACCAGGCCCAGCCGCTGACCTGGCTCTATCGCATCGCCACCAACCTCTGCCTCAATCACCTGCGGCGTGCAAAGCGGCATGATCCCCGTGGGGCAATCAGCGAGCTCGAAGAAGCAAGCGCAGCCCAGGGTGCCCACAACTCGGAGCGCCCCGACGTGCTGGTGGAGCGCCGAGAGGCACAGGCCCTGGTGTGGCGGGCGATAGAGTCGTTGCCACCAGCACAGCGTGCGGCATTAGTCCTGCAGAAGTACGAGGGGCTCTCCTGTCAGGAGATTGCCGCGGTCATGGGGTGTTCGGTTGCCTCGGTGCACTCGCGCTTGCACCGCGCCAAGGAGAATTTGGCGCGAGCGCTTGTTGCCGCCTTGCGCGAAGAATGAGCGCATGTTTTCGGCTAGGAGTGTGTCAAACAGGTTGGACGAGGCGAATACGATGAAGTGTGCAAAGGTACAGAAGTGGCTCCTGCGCTACGTGGACGGCGAGTTATCCGAGCGCCAGTCGCGGCGGGTGGCTGACCACCTGCGCGAGTGTGCTTCTTGTGCGCGGGAGGCCGCGCGCTTGGGGGGGCTCTGGCAGGCGGCAGTGCCCCCAGAGGAGTTAGCGCCCTCGGCTGTGCTTTGGTACAAAATTAGGGCACGCACCATAGACGCCGTGCAGGAGAAGAGTGGCTGGGCAGCGTTTGGCGCCCAGTGGGCGCCGGCTTTCTCGACTGCAGGGGTGGTGACCTTCGGCGTGGCGGTGGGCTTGTTGCTGGGCAGGCTGCTCTTTGGGCCTTCGCTGGGAGGGGCGCGCTCGACGAGTGTGCGGCCCACTGGACAACTCGACGCGTTGACTTATCGGCTGGTCTTTGAGGCACTCCCCCCTGGATCCCTGCCCAAGGTCTATTCCGAGTTAAGCTCGGGAGGAGGTCCACGATGAAGCAGAGAGCTCTCCTGCTGGCGCTGCTCTTTTCAGCCACCGTGAACATTGTCCTGGTAGCTACTCTGACCGCGCGTCTGCTGGTTCCTTCGCGCCGAGAAGAGCCGCCTCCAAGGCCGTTCTGCGACGGCCTGGCCCTCTCTGCGCACCAGGCCCAGGCCATCGACAGCACGCGTCACTGCTTTGCCACAGAGGTGGGGGGAGTATGTCTGGCGCTGCACAAAGAACGCCAACGGTTGGTGGACCTTCTCGCTGCCGAAGAGCCTGACACGCAGGCCATTGCCGCGTGCATGGACAGGATTGACTCGCTGCAGTCCATCTTGCAGCGGCGGGCGGTGGCAGCCATTATGCACGAGCGCCAGATTCTGACGCCCGAGCAGGCCTCTGCCTACTTCGCCATGATCAGAGCAAGGTTGAACGTGGACGTGCCTTGTCAACGCCTGGCGGGGGCAGGCGGCCAGGGTGGCGAGGATTGTCCGGTTGCAGGGAGTGAATGTCCAAACCAGAGGAGGTGAGAGATGCGCAGAAAACTGTTCGTTGTCGGCCTGATGGTCGCAGTGGCGTGCTTCTTTTTGGGCTTCACGGCGATCGACGATGGCAAGCAGGTCAAAGGCACGCCGTGCAAGGAGCAGGTGGTCGACAAGTGCAAGGACAAGAACGCAAAGGGGGAGTGCAAGCACGAAGGGCAAGCCTGCGACGAGCAATGCAAGCAAAAGTGCGAACAGCAGTGCAAGGAAGAGTGCAAAGACCAGGCCTCTTGTGCTGAGAAGCACGCTGCGGGTCAGTGCCAAGGACATGAACCTGGCGCTTGCAAAGGCCAGCGCCAGAAGACCCAGCCAAAGAAGGACGAAAAGAAATAGCTGGCGCGGACGTGCTCTTTGGGGAGGCCGCTATCCCTGTGGCCTCCCCTTTCTGTTTCCTCCACCGGGAGCACTGATCTGCCCCGACGGGTTGAGGTTGGTCAACGTTCGCCGGAGGATCCGTCAAATGGCCAAAGGCGCAGCCCGCCTCTCGGGCCGTCTCAATCTGTGTTATCTCTGGTCATTGGCCTTCCTCGAGGCGGTGGGGGCTATCAGCGTCATCTGCGATTCCTCCCCGAATCGGATGCAAGAAAAAAGGGTCCCCCTGCCATCCAGGGGGACCCTGCGTCTTAGCTCCTCCTACTCAGCCAGCTTCTTGTAGTAGGCGTACCGCTCCTTGACCACCTCCTGGAACTGTGGCCAGTAGTCCTGTACCTTCTCCGGGAAGCTGATCTTCAGCGAGTTGTAGCGCTTCTCGCCTTCCAAGAACTCTGCCACCGGGATCTGCGGCTCCTTCGAATCGAGAATGAAGGGGTTCTTGCCCTCTTTCTTGAGCATGGGATTGTAGCGATACAACACCCAGTAGCCCGCATCCACCGCCTTTTTCTCTTCCTGCTGGGTCAAGGACATGTCGATCCCGTGGTTTATGCACGGCGCGTAGGCGATGACGATAGAAGGCCCCTTGTATGCCTCAGCCTCGACCAGGGCCTTGAGCAACTGATTCTTGTTGGCGCCCATGGCCACCGAGGCGACGTACACGTAGCCGTAGCTCATCATCATCACTCCCAGGTCTTTCTTCTTGGTCGGCTTGCCGGACTCGGCAAAGCGGGCCACCGAGCCCAGGGGCGTGGCCTTGGAGGCCTGGCCGCCGGTGTTGGAATAGACCTCAGTATCCAGAACCAGCAAGTTCACGTTTCTGCCCGCGGCCATGACGTGGTCCAGGCCGCCGTAGCCGATGTCGTAGGCCCAGCCATCGCCGCCAATGGCCCAGATGCTCTTGTCCACGAAGTAGCTCTCCAACTCGCGGATGCGGCTCAACACCACCTTCGCCTCGTCGCCGGCCTTGGCGATTGCGCCGGGGAGCAGCCGCTGGATGAGGCGCGCATTCTCCATGGCGGTATGGCTGGTGTCTTCCCACAGCTCCTTGGCCTTGAGGAGCGCGCTCCTCAGCTCGCCATCGACGCCCATGGCTAAGATGCGGTCCACGTGGCTCAGCAACTGCCGACGGTTGGCATCCACTGCCAAGCGCATGCCGAAACCATACTCCGCATTGTCCTCAAAGAGCGAGTTCGCCCAGGCGGGACCGTAGCCTTCTGGGGTCTTGGTGTATGGGATGGTCGGGAAGGTGCCGCCCCAGATTGAGGAGCAGCCGGTGGCGTTGGCGATAATCATGCGCTCGCCAAAAAGTTGCGTCAGCAGGCGCACGTACGGCGTCTCGCCACAGCCAGCGCACGCACCCGAGAACTCCAAGAGGGGCTGCCGGAACTGGCTTCCCTTGACCGTAGTCTCTTTGACCACGGTGCTCAACACGTTTTCGGGCAGTGAGACGAAGAAAGCGACATTGTCGTTTTCTCCTGCAGCGCGCTCCTCTTCGATGGGCTTGGCCACCAGCGCCTCCTTCGGGCATTCGTTCACGCAGTTGAGGCACCCGACGCAGTCCTCGACGAAGACCTGCACTTTGTAGTCGTACTTCTCGCCGTCCTTGCCCGTGGCGCGCAGTGTCTTGAAGGTGGCGGGGGCGCCGCTCAGCAAGGTGCGATCGATGAGCTTGGCGCGAATGGCTGCATGGGGACAGACGAACGAGCACTGGTTGCACTGGATGCAGTTCTCCGGGATCCAGTGCGGCACGTAGGGCGCAATGCCGCGCTTCTCCAAGGCAGAAGTGCCTGAGGGCACATATCCATCGAAAGGCATCTGCGAGACCGGAATCTGATCGCCTTTTTCGCGCATGATGGGCTCGATGACGTTCTTGGTGAACTCATCCGCGTCATCGGGCACGAGCTTCTTGGCCTCGCGATGCTTCCCGGGGAGGGTGGCAGGCACCGGCACCTCCACAAGTGCCTCTGCCGTCTTGTCCACTGCCGCCCAGTTCATCTTTACCAAGTCTTCGCCCTTTTTGCCGTAGGTGTTCTTGATGGCGTCCTTGATCATGGCAATGGCCGTGTCGCGGGGCAGCACGCGGGAGATGAGGAAGAAGGCGACTTGCATCACCGTGTTGATTCGCCGCCCGAGGCCTACCTCCTCCGAAATGCGCAGGGCGTCGATGTTGTAGAACTTGACCTTTTTCTCGATGATGGTGCACTGCACGTCTTCGGTGAGGTTCTCAAATGCCTCCTCGCGCGACCAGTTGGAGTTGAGCAAGAAGACACCGCCTTCGTTGATCCCTTCCAGGACGTCGTAGCGGCCAATGAAGGCCTGGTTGTGGCAGGCGATAAAGTCGGCGTCCTCCACCAAGTAGGCGGACTGGATGGGCGAATGGCCAAAGCGCAGGTGACTGCGCGTGATGCCGCCCGACTTCTTGGAGTCGTATTGGAAGTACCCCTGCGCGTACATGTCGGTGTTGTCGCCGATAATCTTGATGGAGTTCTTGTTGGCGCCCACTGTGCCATCGGCACCCAATCCCCAGAACTTGCAGGAGATAGTGCCCTCCGGCACCGTGTTGAGCCGCTCGTTGATCGGGATCGAGGTGAAGGTGACATCATCGGTGATGCCCACCGTGAACCCGTGGCTGCACTTGCCTTCCAGATGGTCGTACACCGCCTTGACCATCGAAGGGGTGAACTCCTTGGAGGAGAGTCCATAGCGGCCGCCGATGATGGTGACCTCCGGCCGTCCCTTCAGCGCTGCCACCACGTCTAAGAACAGGGGCTCGCCAATGGAGCCCGGCTCCTTGGTTCTGTCCAATACCGCGATCTTGCGCACCGTTTTGGGCACGACCTTGGCGAATTCCTCAGCGGCAAACGGCCTGAACAGGCGCACCTTCACTAAGCCAAGTTTTGTGCCCCGCTTGGCGTTGAGGTAGTTGATGGTCTCCTCGATGGTCTCGCAGCCGCTGGCCATGGCCACGATCACCTTGTCGGCGTCCGGCGCGCCTACGTAGTCGAACAGGTGGTATTGCCGGCCCACGTACTTTGCCAGGAGGTCCATGTACTCCTGCACGATGGCCGGGCAGGCCTGATAGTACTTGTTCACCGTCTCGCGACCCTGGAAGTAGACATCCGGGTTTTCGGCACCGACCTTGACGCGCGGCCTCTCCGGATTCAACGCGCGGCTGCGGAACTCCTCCGCGTAGCGCCAGTCGAGCATCTCTCGCATGGTGTCGTAGTCGATCACTTCGATTTTCTGGATTTCATGTGAGCTGCGGAAGCCGTCAAAGAAGTTGAGGAAGGGCACTTTCGACTTGAGCGTGGCCAGGTGCGAGACCACCGCCAGGTCCATAATCTCCTGGATGCAAGCCGCAGCCATCAGGGCAAAGCCGGTGTTGCGGGCGGACATCACATCGGAGTGGTCGCCGAAGATGGACAGCGATTGGCAGGCAAGCGAGCGCGCCGACACGTGGAAAACCGTAGGCAGCATTTCGCCGGCGATTTTGTGCATGTTCGGCAGCATGAGCATCAGGCCCTGCGAAGCGGTGAAGGTCGTGGTGAACGCCCCTGCCGACAGCGAGCCGTGCACCGCACCGGCGGCTCCCGCCTCCGACTGCATCTCGATCACGTCCACCACCTGGCCGAAGATGTTTTTGCGTCCCTTGGCTGCCCACTCATCCGCCAGTTCGCCCATGGGGGACGAAGGGGTGATCGGGTAGATGGCCGCCACGTCGCTGAACGCATAGGCGACATGGGCAGCGGCAGTGTTGCCGTCCATCGAGGTTTTCTCAAAACGTCTCATGGCAATCTCCTCATCTTGGCATACCCTCTCATGCGTGCCTTTCAAGGCCGCTCAGTCTTGCGCGACCTTTAGGCACGCAAGGTGGCAATGTATAAATTTCGCGCGAAACCGTCAACTGATTTATGCCAGCAGCAGGGGTGAACTATGGTGGAAAGCATAGGGCTGCCCACCTCCGGCGGCCAGGGCAGGCTGGTCGCCGCCCTGTACAAGTTCAGTGCGGGACTGGGACCTTGCAGTGCAGAGGTAGCCGACGGCCAAAGGCATTTAGCCCCTGGGGATTCTGAGACGCGTCTGCAGTGCGGCGTGATCAGGACGCACAGCCCTCGCCCAGATGGGCCTTTCGCGGGGTGATGAAGACGCCCTACGCCCGGGTTGCGTTGGCAGGAACGGTCAGCGCGGCTGGCACCTTATAGCCGGAACTAAGGAGCATAAATGCGTGGGGCCTGCGGCGCGGTGCGAGCTGTGTGCCGGCGCATGGCTGGAGGGCCACAGGCCAAGGGAAAGGCGGAGCAAGAGCTGCCGTCACCGCATAGGCTCGAACGCCATGCGCAATCCCACATTGACGCGCCGCCCCACGTCCCAGGCGCTGGGGTCGCGCAGCTCTCCGCCAATACGCCCGTCAGAGGCGATCCAGAGCACGTTGTGGCGGTCTAATAGGTTGCGCACACCCAAGTAGGCAGTCAGCGAAAGCCATGCCCGCAGTTGCCACTCCTTGTATGCCTTCACGTCCACGTAGGCCACGTTGCGCATGCGCGCATTGTTGGGCTCGATCTGCGTGTTCAGGTCGGGCACATAGCCGGTGCGGGAGGGATAGTAGGTGTAGGGTCGGGGCGAGTTCCAGCGCCACACCAAGTCGAGCCCGTAACGCCCGGGGACGCCGGCAAAGAGGTCTACCACCAGCGTGTGCCTCTGGTCCCAGCTCAGGAAGTGCTCCTTATTGGGCACTGCAAAGCCCCACATGAAGTAGTTCAGCC includes:
- a CDS encoding periplasmic heavy metal sensor, which produces MKQRALLLALLFSATVNIVLVATLTARLLVPSRREEPPPRPFCDGLALSAHQAQAIDSTRHCFATEVGGVCLALHKERQRLVDLLAAEEPDTQAIAACMDRIDSLQSILQRRAVAAIMHERQILTPEQASAYFAMIRARLNVDVPCQRLAGAGGQGGEDCPVAGSECPNQRR
- a CDS encoding thioredoxin family protein; the protein is MGGILSVTIGGRPVGLIGVEEALAEAKARRFADDEEVKAFLLAAIKAENYVPPQKEAEYAEALLQLYRKAMGMAVAEEESRGLVIRVLGPGCVFCERMTADILAILAEMGVAADFQHVRDLQEIARFGLVPTPALVINGKVVAAGRAPSRTQLKAMIEQAIGGTAHQ
- a CDS encoding sigma-70 family RNA polymerase sigma factor yields the protein MHDELISRVAAGDAQAFTEFYQRYAGVVLNLCFRLVRDREDANDLTQEVFVRVFRQASSFRHQAQPLTWLYRIATNLCLNHLRRAKRHDPRGAISELEEASAAQGAHNSERPDVLVERREAQALVWRAIESLPPAQRAALVLQKYEGLSCQEIAAVMGCSVASVHSRLHRAKENLARALVAALREE
- a CDS encoding zf-HC2 domain-containing protein is translated as MKCAKVQKWLLRYVDGELSERQSRRVADHLRECASCAREAARLGGLWQAAVPPEELAPSAVLWYKIRARTIDAVQEKSGWAAFGAQWAPAFSTAGVVTFGVAVGLLLGRLLFGPSLGGARSTSVRPTGQLDALTYRLVFEALPPGSLPKVYSELSSGGGPR
- a CDS encoding arsenate reductase ArsC, producing MGRKLKVLFLCTGNSCRSQMAEGWTRRLKGDAIEVWSAGIEPKEVDPRAVAVMAEAGVDISGQRSKHVREVMDIPFDYVVTVCDHARETCPLFPGAAKRVHMGFRDPPELARRARTEEEAMQIYRRVRDEIRAFVEEMPGILETVSSAERHTAERKGR
- the nifJ gene encoding pyruvate:ferredoxin (flavodoxin) oxidoreductase, with the protein product MRRFEKTSMDGNTAAAHVAYAFSDVAAIYPITPSSPMGELADEWAAKGRKNIFGQVVDVIEMQSEAGAAGAVHGSLSAGAFTTTFTASQGLMLMLPNMHKIAGEMLPTVFHVSARSLACQSLSIFGDHSDVMSARNTGFALMAAACIQEIMDLAVVSHLATLKSKVPFLNFFDGFRSSHEIQKIEVIDYDTMREMLDWRYAEEFRSRALNPERPRVKVGAENPDVYFQGRETVNKYYQACPAIVQEYMDLLAKYVGRQYHLFDYVGAPDADKVIVAMASGCETIEETINYLNAKRGTKLGLVKVRLFRPFAAEEFAKVVPKTVRKIAVLDRTKEPGSIGEPLFLDVVAALKGRPEVTIIGGRYGLSSKEFTPSMVKAVYDHLEGKCSHGFTVGITDDVTFTSIPINERLNTVPEGTISCKFWGLGADGTVGANKNSIKIIGDNTDMYAQGYFQYDSKKSGGITRSHLRFGHSPIQSAYLVEDADFIACHNQAFIGRYDVLEGINEGGVFLLNSNWSREEAFENLTEDVQCTIIEKKVKFYNIDALRISEEVGLGRRINTVMQVAFFLISRVLPRDTAIAMIKDAIKNTYGKKGEDLVKMNWAAVDKTAEALVEVPVPATLPGKHREAKKLVPDDADEFTKNVIEPIMREKGDQIPVSQMPFDGYVPSGTSALEKRGIAPYVPHWIPENCIQCNQCSFVCPHAAIRAKLIDRTLLSGAPATFKTLRATGKDGEKYDYKVQVFVEDCVGCLNCVNECPKEALVAKPIEEERAAGENDNVAFFVSLPENVLSTVVKETTVKGSQFRQPLLEFSGACAGCGETPYVRLLTQLFGERMIIANATGCSSIWGGTFPTIPYTKTPEGYGPAWANSLFEDNAEYGFGMRLAVDANRRQLLSHVDRILAMGVDGELRSALLKAKELWEDTSHTAMENARLIQRLLPGAIAKAGDEAKVVLSRIRELESYFVDKSIWAIGGDGWAYDIGYGGLDHVMAAGRNVNLLVLDTEVYSNTGGQASKATPLGSVARFAESGKPTKKKDLGVMMMSYGYVYVASVAMGANKNQLLKALVEAEAYKGPSIVIAYAPCINHGIDMSLTQQEEKKAVDAGYWVLYRYNPMLKKEGKNPFILDSKEPQIPVAEFLEGEKRYNSLKISFPEKVQDYWPQFQEVVKERYAYYKKLAE
- the mgtE gene encoding magnesium transporter; the encoded protein is MLKELLLPEIQELIEAKDWRTLKEAIADWPAPDIADLLESLHEADRVILFRLLPRQRAAEVFAEFEPDKQRQLLERLTNEQVKMLLEEVSPDDRTELFEELPGKVTQQLLNLLSPADRREALQLLGYPEESVGRLMTPDYVAICSHWSIEQAINHIRRYGRDAETVNVIYVVDDDDHLLDDLPIRRIILAEPSQSVESIMDHKYVAVEASADQEEAIRLIQHYDLNALPVVDKENVLLGIVTVDDVLDVLQEEVTEDVHKGASIAPLETSYNAASFWSLYRKRVGWLSLLAVAGFLSSTVIAMYEETLAKIVALAFFIPVLIDSGGNTGSQSATLIIRALALGELTPKRWFQVVRKELLVGLLLGATLGLILFVWGEYWKGGAQVGVVVGLSMVCIIFISNLLGSLLPIVMTKLRLDPAVVSGPLITTLIDALGLVIYFTVAKWVIRF
- a CDS encoding thioredoxin domain-containing protein, with protein sequence MNRTARIAVVVVLLVAVGVVLVLRGRVDKGPRQEATVAELTAGGKEDLGSAAEAKEASPGQASAEPVAVAPPAALPKGTVALVDGRPITEEYLRTTFESLPPQYKQEFQGDMETFLDQLIVRDLLLNEARRRGLTAADSSGGESQDGTIQALVNALGSAVQVSDAEARRFYAEHAEEVQGATFEQVESSIRDYLGQQKFVASISSLIDSLRSAAKIVKNEEWLAAQRAAQPPDPLEPALRSDKPTVLDLGSDSCVPCKMMKPIFAELEKEYKGKANILLLDVYEHRRLARQYQVRVIPTQVFFDHQGRVFWRHEGFMSKEEIVSKLRELGVE
- a CDS encoding thioredoxin family protein; this translates as MSEDSRVLTIQVIGPGCPRRDTLERRVYDACAELGSVADIVLVRDLKEYAKLGIVFTPALVVDGKVVLSGRVPSLAELKGLLGKLAGAEV